The DNA window CATTTTTACTGCGACCACCGGCACTGATACCAAAAACGCTTGAAACAGGCGCTTTGCCAGTATTTAAATGCAGTGGGTTGTTGGTGAAATCCTGTCCGTTAGCTTCATAGTTATTGCCATTACGGAAACGGGGAGAGGTTTTAGCAGAACCGCTTTTATCGAAACGGGTGAAGTCGTTGTTAAAGAGCGTTTGTGCGTAACCGATAGCAGCATTGGCATTCAGCATAAAACGTGCTGGCGCATCTTTCATGACCATATTGGTGGCGCCGCCGATCGCATCGCCTTCCATATTGGGTGTAATAGCTTTATATACTTCCAGGCGGTCTACCAGGTCAGCAGGAAAGATGTCGAGTGGTACATACCTGTTTTTGTTATCCGGACTGGGTATTTTGATACCGTTGATCAACGTATATTGGTAACGTTTATCCATACCGCGGATGATGGCGTACTGGCCGTCTCCGTTGTTGCTACGCTCCAGGGAAACACCGGATACACGCTGCATTACGTTGGCGATAGTGATATCTGGAGATACCTGAATAGCATTGGCAGATACAGCATTCAACACCATATCCGCTTTCTGTACGGTTTTTATTGCCGTTTTTTCACTGCCTTTGTCACCTTTACCTGTAACAGTCAGTGTTTGCAGGGACACATCTTTGGATTCCATCGCGATCATCAGTGTTTTTACCTGGCCTTCGCAATGAATTTTCTGCTCTACTTCATGATGTCCTAAATCTTTGATCTTGATTTGATAGTCACCTGCAGGAACATTACGGAAGATGAAACTACCATCCAGGCCAGTGGTGCTGGTAGCACTGTAATGTTCGTTTTTCAGTTTCACCGATGCGCCGGTTAGTGGCTGCCCCGTTTGTTTATCTGTTACATTTCCTTTCACGCCGGTTGTCGTTTGCGCGATGGCTCCGATTCCCAACATGATAAAAATAAATAGTGGTAAAAATGTTTTCATGCTACAGTCTGAGTTTTACTGGCGAAATAACCGCTCTTCCAGCAGTAGTGCACTATAGAAGGCATTAAGTCTTTATGAAGGAATTATGAAGTTTGTATTAAGTCTTGTCATGCCTGCTGAAGTCTTTTTGCAGGCCATAAAAACACCCTATTAACCGTTCGTAACACGTTTAAGTAATTCCTGATTTTTTTTATTATCATGGAGTTCCTTTTAAAAACCTTTTAATATGTCAGATCAATCCCGTAGGAAATTTATCAAGCATATAGGCAGCACTGCAGCATTGCTGGGTGTGGGGCAACTGGCCGCTCTGGCCAAAGAACGTGAACAGGTAACCTTATTGCAGCCGGATAATCATTATTCAGCCAACGACAAGATCCGCATTGCCTGCGTAGGCATGGGTATCATGGGCTTTGGAGATGTAGACACCGCACTGAAAGTGCCAGGAGTAGAGTTGGTAGCAGCTGCTGATCTGTATAACGGACACCTGACCCGTGTAAAGGAAGTATATGGTCCTAACGTATACACTACCCGCGACTACCGCGAACTGTTACATCGTAAAGACATCGATGCCATCATCGTAGCTACTCCCGACCACTGGCATGATACCATCTCTATCGCTGCCATGGAAGCAGGTAAAGCAGTGTATTGCGAGAAACCAATGGTGCAGCAGATTGAAGAAGGACATAAAGTAATTGCTACCCAGCAACGTACCAAAGCTGTATTCCAGGTAGGTAGCCAGCGGGTGAGCAGTGTAATGCTGGCAGAAGCACGCAAACGTTACCAGGCAGGTGAAATAGGACAGCTCAATATCGTGGAGGCCCGCATGGACCGTCACAGTGCCCTCGGCGCCTGGCAATATTCCATACCAACCGATGCTTCGCCTGCCACCGTTGATTTTGACGCCTTCCTGAAAGACACCGCCAAAGTACCATTCGACGCTAAACGTTTCTTCCGCTGGCGTAACTATCAGGCTTATGGCACCGGCATCCCCGGCGATCTGTTCGTTCACCTGATCTCCGGATTACACTTCATCACCGGCTCTCTGGGGCCTACCAGCATCTATGCCAGCGGCAACCTGGTACAATGGAAAGATGGTCGTGATGTACCTGATGTAGTAGTAGCCATCTTCGACTACCCGGAAACCAAAGAACATCCTGCATTCCAGATGACGCTCCGCGTCAACTTCGCTGACGGCAGTGGTGGTGGCGAATACACCCGCCTCATCGGCACAGACGGTGTTATGGAACTGGGATGGAATGACTTTAAAATCAAAAAACATAAACTGCCGGAGGCACCCGGCTATGGCGGATGGGATACCTTCCGGACTTTCCCTGAAGCACAACAGGCCCAGTTTGTACAGAACTATAATGCACAATATGGCTCCGAAAAAGGTAAGGCTGTAGAAACATCCAGCTCCTTTGCGGCTCCTGCAGGCTACGACGACAGACTTGATCACTTTAAGAATTTCTTCGAGTCAATGCGTACAGGCAAGCCCGTAGTAGAAGATGCCACCTTCGGCCTCCGTGCCGCCGGCCCTGCACTCGTAACCAATCAGAGTTACTTCAGCAAAAAACTGCTGCGCTGGGACCCTATGAAAATGCGTGTAGTGAGTTGAGCCGTAAAAAAATCTCCGGTAATCACTAAAATCAGTCTAATCCTGGTATCAAATCCTTAAATTGGGTAAAACCTATTTCTATGCAAAGGGTATTTTTACTTTTAGGAATTGTGTTAATGTCTTGTCACGAAACGAAAAAAGAAATGAATAAGGAGAACATTCAACCTCCCGTAGCAGAAAAAATTGAGAAGAAACTGACGATACACGGGGATACCAGGATTGACAATTATTACTGGATGAACGAACGGGAAAACCCCAAAGTACTGGCATGGCTACACGCAGAGAATGCATATCTCGATACGGTAATGGCTCCCGAAAAGGAACTGCGGGAAAAACTGTTTGAAGAGATGAAAGGGCGTATCAAGGAAACAGACATGAGCGTACCTTACCTCAAAAACGGTTACTATTACTATTCCCGCTTTGAAAAAGGTAAGGAGTATCCGATATACTGCCGCAAAAAGGGAAGCCTGGAAGCAGATGAACAGATTATTCTGAATGTCAATGAACTGGCCGCCGGCCATGCCTATTGCCAGGTGGCCGGACTCAACATCAGCGAAGACACCAAACTGCTGGCTTATGGTATTGATACGGTTAGCCGTCGCCGTTATACTATCCATGTGAAAAACCTGGAAACGGGCGAAATGTTTTCCGATATCATCCCTGAAACAACCGGCAGCTCCTGCTGGGCCAGCGATAATAAAACCCTGTTCTATAGCCGCAAAGACACAGTAACACTGCGTCCCGACCGTGTTATGAAACATACGCTGGGTATTTCCGGTGAGAAGGAAGTATATCACGAGAAAGATGAAACCTTTAGCCTGGAAGTACATAAAACCAAATCCGGCAAATACATCGTTATCCACAGCGGTAGCACGCTCTCTTCTGAAAGCCGTATCCTGGATGCATCAAAGCCTGACGGAGAATTCAGCGTTTTCCAGCCCAGAACAAAGGATTTGCTGTATCATATCGATCATAAAGGTGATAAGTTTTACATCGTTACCAACCTGGATGCGTTGAACTTCCGGCTGATGGAAGCCCCGCTGCAGCAAACCGGCAAACAACACTGGAAAGAAGTGATCCCTCACCGCAGCGATGTACTGCTGAGTGGAATAGAGTTGTTCAAGGATTTTATGGTAGTGGAAGAACGTAAAAACGGTCTTACACAAATACGGGTCATCAATGATAAAACCCATCAGGACAAATACCTGTCTTTCTCAGAACCAGCTTATGATGCATACGTAGGCCATAATCCGGAGATGGACAGCAAAGAACTGCGCTATCATTATACTTCTATGATCACGCCTAATTCTGTGTATGATTATAACATGGAAACCGGTAAACAGGAGTTAAAACGACAGCAGGAAGTCCTGGGTGGATATGATCCTAAAGATTATACGACAGAACGTTTGTTTGCCACCGCTACAGATGGTACCAAAATACCCATCTCCATCGTCTATAAAAAAACGTTCCATAAAAACGGAAAAGGGCCGTTGTTGCTCTATGGCTACGGTTCTTACGGACATAGTCTGGATGCGACCTTCAGCTCCAACCGTATCAGCCTGCTGGACCGTGGTTTTGCATTTGCCATCGCTCATATCCGTGGTGGCCAGGAAATGGGCCGGCAGTGGTATGAAGATGGGAAAATGTTTAAGAAGAAGAATACCTTCACAGATTTCATTGATTGTGCTACCTATCTCATAAAAGAAAACTACACTAATCCCGGACAGTTATACGCTATGGGCGGTAGCGCCGGTGGTCTGCTGATGGGTGCGGTGGTTAATATGCGTCCTGATTTGTTCCACGGTGTAGTGGCACAGGTACCTTTCGTAGATGTGGTCACTACTATGCTCGATGAAAGTATTCCCCTCACAACCGGCGAATTTGATGAATGGGGTAATCCAAAAAATAAGGACGCCTACGAATATATGAAGTCCTATTCACCGTACGACAATGTAATAGCCAAAGCATATCCCAATATGCTGGTCACCACTGGGCTGCATGATTCACAGGTGCAATACTGGGAGCCGGCCAAATGGGTGGCTAAATTGCGGGAGTTGAAAACAGATCATAACCTCCTGCTATTGCATACTGACATGGAAACAGGCCATGGTGGTGCTTCCGGTCGCTTTTCGGCTTTAAAGGAAATAGCGTTGGAATATTCTTTTCTGCTGAAACTCGCTAAATAATAATCAAAAGCCCAGGACTAAAGTCCTGGGCTAATATAGTCTTGGGCATTAATCCATTGAGTGATTTAGCCCTTGCCTAATATATCTATAAGCCAGGGCACAACGAAGCTTTAATCCAGTCCATTAGCCTCGATATCAGCCCAGGACTAACCCAGGCCATCACATCGAATTTAGCCCAGGACTTTAGTCCTGGGCTTCCTTTTTAAGCTTGGGCTTTAACCCCAGATTTTGCAGCATCTGCATATCTTCTGACACGCCGGGATTCGGAGTTACCAGTAATGTCTGACGTTCGCCGGTGAAGATGGAATTGGCGCCGGCCATAAAGCACCAGGCCTGTTCGGATTCTGTCATTTCGATACGGCCTGCGGTGAGGCGTACGGTGGATGCAGGCATAACGATTCTGGCGGTGGCGATCATCCTGACCATATCCCAGGCATCTACTTTCGGATTGTTTTCCAATGGAGTGCCTTTTACTCTTGCCAGTGCATTGATGGGCACGGATTCCGGATGTTTGGGCATGGTAGCCAGTGTCAGCAACATAGACATACGGTCACGGTGGGTTTCTCCCAATCCGATGATACCGCCTGAACATACGGTGATGCCGGCTTTACGGACATTATTGATCGTATTGATCCTGTTGTCGAAATTCCGGGTGGAAATGATTTCGTTATAGTATTGTTCGGAGGTGTCGAGGTTGTGGTTATAGGCATGTAATCCGGCTTCCTGAAGACGGATGGCCTGTTCTTCGGTCAGCATGCCCAGTGTGCAACAAACTTCCATGCCCAGTTCATTTACGCCTTTTACCATATCGATTACACGGTCAAAATCGCGGTTGTCTCTTACTTCTCTCCAGGCTGCGGCCATACAAAAGCGGGTAGATCCTGTGTCCTTGGCTTTTTGAGCGTGTGCAATAACGGTTTCAGTGGGCAGTAACGCCTGTACTTTGATATCGGTATGGTATCTGGCTGCCTGACCGCAGTAGGAGCAGTCTTCAGGGCATCCGCCGGTTTTAATGGATAAGAGGGTACATACCTGTATTTCTTTGGCGGAATGCCATTGGCGGTGTACGGTGGCTGCCTGGTATACCAGTTCCAGCAAAGGCTGATCGTATATGGCCTGGATTTCTTCCAGGGTCCAGTCATTTCTGATAGCTGATGTCATCATTGCGGATTAAGTGGGTGATAAGTAGTATAGCGCTTCCTGTATTATGCAAAGACTTGTAATTCCTGTCCGATGGCGGCAAGCCATCCTTCAAACAGTTGTTGTTCCAGTAGCCGGACATGTTGAGCATGTTCCTCCCAGCGGGCATCGAATCCTTGTAGCTGGTGGATCATTTCTTCAAGATGACCTTCTTCTTCCACGATGATGGAACGTACCATCACCTTGCTGCCGGTTTGGTCCAGTACCTGCTGGTATACCGGATAAAGCTCATCGGCACGCACTTCTATGGCGTAAGTCACAAAGAGGTAGGCTGCATGTTTCAGCTGACTGCCTTCAAGTCCAAATGCTTTCTTCAGGTAACGGCAGGTCTGCATGTCCAGCTGGTGCAGATAATGCCTGGTCTGCTGTGCTGCCAGCAGTTCATGGAGCTGGTAGGTTTTGCAGGTATCGGTGCTGACTTTAGCAATCTGTTTTTTCAGGTAATAGGCATGCCGGTGTTCTTCTGCGGCATGTTTCAGCTGGATAAAGTCCACCAGGCTTGGATGTTCGCAGGCGGATATCTTTCTGGCTCCGGCGTTCTCCATAAAGGAAAGAGTGTTGAGCCATTTGGCATGCAGGTGGTCATGCCCAACAATATGTTGTAGTAAAGCTTCCATTTACGACTTTGTTTCCGGTCAAAAGTAACAGCTTGCCGGATTGGTGATATGGGCCGGTTTTGATATAGTTGCTGGTCCGGTTGGTGTTTTTGCTGACTTGTGTTAATTTGCCGGACTGTTTTTGTTGATTTATTTTTGATATATGAGTAGTCCGGTTCCTTACAAAAGCTTTGTCCAGATAGACCGACAGTCTGGTACGGCCATCTATCTGCAGATTGCCCACCAGCTGATCAACGCCATCCAGCGCGGGTTTCTGGTTACAGGGACCAAACTGCCGGGTACCCGCAGCTTCAGCGAACTGCTGGAAGTGAACCGTAATACCATCGTAGCGGTGTTTGAAGAACTGGACACACAGGGCTGGATAGAAACACGCCCCAATAAAGGCACTTTCATCATCGGGAAAATAGATGCCAGACCGCAGAAGATCAGGATCGAACAGGAAAACCAGCTGGCGCATTATCCCAAAGAGACCGGTTTCTCTTTTAAAAAGTCAAGTCTGCTCGATAATCCCTTCGAACACTCTTCCTGTGAATATGTATTCAATGATGGCACACCGGATATCCGGCTTACACAGGTAGACCACCTGTCGAGCCTGTACAGTGGTCATCTCAAAAGAAAGAGCAACCGCAGTAAGCTGGGTTATTATAATCACGATGGCAGCGAATTCTTTAAAAAACATCTGTCTAATTACCTCAATCAAACCCGTGGCCTGCATATATCAAAGGATAATATCCTGATCACCAGGAGCACGGAAATGAGCGTGTATATCACCTCCGAGATCCTCCTGTCTCCAGGGGATACTGTATTGGTCGGAGATCTGAGCTATTTCTCTGTCAATATGATTTTCCAGAAATCGGGTGCCCAAATCATGTCCGTGCCCATTGACGAAGAAGGGATCGATGTAGAAGCCATTCGCAGCATCTGCGAAAAACATACGATCCGCATGCTGTATATCACCCCGCATCACCACTATCCGACTACGGTTACGCTGGCGGCTCAACGAAGAATTGAGCTGCTCAACCTGGCTGCGGAATTCGGGTTTATCATTCTGGAAGATGATTATGATTATGATTTCCACTATGACAATGCGCCTGTACTGCCTCTGGCCAGTGCCGACAAAAGTGGGATGGTAGTGTATATCGGCGCATTTGGTAAATCACTGGTACCCGGGTTCAGGACTGGTTTTATCATAGCACCGGAAAACCTGATGACAGAGATGCGTAAATACCTGGGTATCATCGACCGGCAGGGGGATGTAATGATGGAGCAGGTACTGGGGGAGATGATTGAAACGGGAGAGATACACCGTTATCTGAAAAAGTCCCTTAAAATATATCGGGAAAGGCGGGACCATATTGTAGACTTGCTGCAAAGGGAGCTGCAGGAATTTATAGACTTCAGGAAACCTGCCGGAGGACTGGCCGTCTGGACCCGCTGGAAAGAGCCACTTAACCTGCTTCAATTGAGCAGGGCCTGTTCCAGAAATAATCTGTTTATTCCCAAAACACTGCTCTATCAGCATAAAAACCTCACCGCTATGCGGCTGGGTTTCGGGCATTTTACCCTCGATGAGGCGGAGGCCAGCATTCAGATTCTCCGGCAGGGCGTGTTGCAGCAGTTATAAGCTGCTGTGCACTATTCGTGTTGTTTCCAATCTATTTTTTCTGACGGTACTGCTTTCCCGAAGAAGATTTCAGCCATACGATCAAAGATGGCTGTGTCATCGGTGGTGAAGAAGCGGCGGCTGTCGTTCTGGCTAAGCCTTGACTCCATTTCAGGATGACGTTTCAGATAATCTTTCAGGCTGTGGGCCACAAGCTTACCTTGTGATAACACCGTGATGCCACCGGGCAGGTATTGTTTGATTTTTTTCATGAGCAACGGGTAGTGGGTGCATCCCAATACCAGTGTGTCAATACCGGGTGACTGCGAAAGGATCTTGTCAATATATTCCTTTACGAAGAAGTCGGCCCCGGCATTTTCATGTTCGTTGTTTTCCACCAGCGGCACCCACATGGGGCAGGCCAGCTGGTAGGTTTGTACATGAGGAAAAAACTTTTTGATCTCTATCGGGTATGACTCGGAGGCCACGGTACCATTGGTGGCCAGGATGGCCACTTCACCGGTCTGGGTGATGGTGCCAACCATTTCGGTGGTAGGGCGGATGACGCCCAGTACCCGTTTATCGGGTGCTATTTTGGGAAGGTCATGCTGCTGGATGGTACGCAATGCTTTGGCAGAGGCAGTATTACAGGCAAGTATGACCAGCGGGCATCCCATATCGAACAGTTTTTGTACACATTCCAGCGTATAGGCATGGATGGTGTCGAAACCGCGGTTACCATACGGGGCGCGGGCATTGTCGCCCAGATAGATATATTCGTATTGTGGTAATTCTGCAATAATTTCCTTGAGGACAGTCAGTCCTCCGTAGCCGGAGTCAAAAACACCGATTGGGCCCATAGTTGCTGACTTTATTGGTTATTATCTTTCTGCATCAGACCGGAGCCGGTGAGGTCGTAGATCTTCTGGATCTCGTGCAATACGCCTTCGAAGTCGATTTCCAGGTCTTTCAGCAGGCCGTTTTTAAGGTCATACACCCAGCCGTGTACGGTAGGGTAGCCTTTGGCCAGATATGATTTCTGTACGGCAGCAGTTTTGATGACGTTGATGGCCTGTTCCTGGGTGTTGAGCTCTACCAGTCTGTTATAGCGGTCATGCTCGTCAGTGATGGCGTTCAGTTCGTCCATATGAAGACGGTACACATCGCGGATGTTACGCAGCCAGGGGTTGAGGATACCCAGGTCTTTGGGTTGCATGGCAGCTTTAACCCCACCGCAGTTGTAGTGTCCGCAAACGATGATATGTTTTACCTCCAGGTGTACTACGGCATAGTTGATCACTGCCATGACATTGAGGTCAGTATTGGGTACCAGGTTGGCAATATTGCGGTGTACAAATACTTCACCGGCTCCCAAACCCATGATTTCGTTGGTAGGCACCCGGCTGTCACTACAGCCGATATAGAGGTAGGCAGGCGTCTGTGTGTCCGCCATCTTCTCAAAGAAGTCCGCATCGGTGGCTCGTTTGGATGCTACCCATTTGCGGTTGTTTTCAAATACCTGGTTATAGTCTGTCATGCCGTAATAAATTTTGCGCTAAAGATACGTATTGATTATTTACATGGATACAAGCCATTAAAAATCAATCGTTAAATGTTGAGCCAGCTAGCAATCTGTTAACTT is part of the Chitinophaga flava genome and encodes:
- a CDS encoding Gfo/Idh/MocA family protein encodes the protein MSDQSRRKFIKHIGSTAALLGVGQLAALAKEREQVTLLQPDNHYSANDKIRIACVGMGIMGFGDVDTALKVPGVELVAAADLYNGHLTRVKEVYGPNVYTTRDYRELLHRKDIDAIIVATPDHWHDTISIAAMEAGKAVYCEKPMVQQIEEGHKVIATQQRTKAVFQVGSQRVSSVMLAEARKRYQAGEIGQLNIVEARMDRHSALGAWQYSIPTDASPATVDFDAFLKDTAKVPFDAKRFFRWRNYQAYGTGIPGDLFVHLISGLHFITGSLGPTSIYASGNLVQWKDGRDVPDVVVAIFDYPETKEHPAFQMTLRVNFADGSGGGEYTRLIGTDGVMELGWNDFKIKKHKLPEAPGYGGWDTFRTFPEAQQAQFVQNYNAQYGSEKGKAVETSSSFAAPAGYDDRLDHFKNFFESMRTGKPVVEDATFGLRAAGPALVTNQSYFSKKLLRWDPMKMRVVS
- a CDS encoding S9 family peptidase, which encodes MNKENIQPPVAEKIEKKLTIHGDTRIDNYYWMNERENPKVLAWLHAENAYLDTVMAPEKELREKLFEEMKGRIKETDMSVPYLKNGYYYYSRFEKGKEYPIYCRKKGSLEADEQIILNVNELAAGHAYCQVAGLNISEDTKLLAYGIDTVSRRRYTIHVKNLETGEMFSDIIPETTGSSCWASDNKTLFYSRKDTVTLRPDRVMKHTLGISGEKEVYHEKDETFSLEVHKTKSGKYIVIHSGSTLSSESRILDASKPDGEFSVFQPRTKDLLYHIDHKGDKFYIVTNLDALNFRLMEAPLQQTGKQHWKEVIPHRSDVLLSGIELFKDFMVVEERKNGLTQIRVINDKTHQDKYLSFSEPAYDAYVGHNPEMDSKELRYHYTSMITPNSVYDYNMETGKQELKRQQEVLGGYDPKDYTTERLFATATDGTKIPISIVYKKTFHKNGKGPLLLYGYGSYGHSLDATFSSNRISLLDRGFAFAIAHIRGGQEMGRQWYEDGKMFKKKNTFTDFIDCATYLIKENYTNPGQLYAMGGSAGGLLMGAVVNMRPDLFHGVVAQVPFVDVVTTMLDESIPLTTGEFDEWGNPKNKDAYEYMKSYSPYDNVIAKAYPNMLVTTGLHDSQVQYWEPAKWVAKLRELKTDHNLLLLHTDMETGHGGASGRFSALKEIALEYSFLLKLAK
- the bioB gene encoding biotin synthase BioB, coding for MMTSAIRNDWTLEEIQAIYDQPLLELVYQAATVHRQWHSAKEIQVCTLLSIKTGGCPEDCSYCGQAARYHTDIKVQALLPTETVIAHAQKAKDTGSTRFCMAAAWREVRDNRDFDRVIDMVKGVNELGMEVCCTLGMLTEEQAIRLQEAGLHAYNHNLDTSEQYYNEIISTRNFDNRINTINNVRKAGITVCSGGIIGLGETHRDRMSMLLTLATMPKHPESVPINALARVKGTPLENNPKVDAWDMVRMIATARIVMPASTVRLTAGRIEMTESEQAWCFMAGANSIFTGERQTLLVTPNPGVSEDMQMLQNLGLKPKLKKEAQD
- a CDS encoding aminotransferase-like domain-containing protein; translated protein: MSSPVPYKSFVQIDRQSGTAIYLQIAHQLINAIQRGFLVTGTKLPGTRSFSELLEVNRNTIVAVFEELDTQGWIETRPNKGTFIIGKIDARPQKIRIEQENQLAHYPKETGFSFKKSSLLDNPFEHSSCEYVFNDGTPDIRLTQVDHLSSLYSGHLKRKSNRSKLGYYNHDGSEFFKKHLSNYLNQTRGLHISKDNILITRSTEMSVYITSEILLSPGDTVLVGDLSYFSVNMIFQKSGAQIMSVPIDEEGIDVEAIRSICEKHTIRMLYITPHHHYPTTVTLAAQRRIELLNLAAEFGFIILEDDYDYDFHYDNAPVLPLASADKSGMVVYIGAFGKSLVPGFRTGFIIAPENLMTEMRKYLGIIDRQGDVMMEQVLGEMIETGEIHRYLKKSLKIYRERRDHIVDLLQRELQEFIDFRKPAGGLAVWTRWKEPLNLLQLSRACSRNNLFIPKTLLYQHKNLTAMRLGFGHFTLDEAEASIQILRQGVLQQL
- the murI gene encoding glutamate racemase encodes the protein MGPIGVFDSGYGGLTVLKEIIAELPQYEYIYLGDNARAPYGNRGFDTIHAYTLECVQKLFDMGCPLVILACNTASAKALRTIQQHDLPKIAPDKRVLGVIRPTTEMVGTITQTGEVAILATNGTVASESYPIEIKKFFPHVQTYQLACPMWVPLVENNEHENAGADFFVKEYIDKILSQSPGIDTLVLGCTHYPLLMKKIKQYLPGGITVLSQGKLVAHSLKDYLKRHPEMESRLSQNDSRRFFTTDDTAIFDRMAEIFFGKAVPSEKIDWKQHE
- a CDS encoding carbonic anhydrase — translated: MTDYNQVFENNRKWVASKRATDADFFEKMADTQTPAYLYIGCSDSRVPTNEIMGLGAGEVFVHRNIANLVPNTDLNVMAVINYAVVHLEVKHIIVCGHYNCGGVKAAMQPKDLGILNPWLRNIRDVYRLHMDELNAITDEHDRYNRLVELNTQEQAINVIKTAAVQKSYLAKGYPTVHGWVYDLKNGLLKDLEIDFEGVLHEIQKIYDLTGSGLMQKDNNQ